One Anaerolineales bacterium genomic region harbors:
- the purU gene encoding formyltetrahydrofolate deformylase: MNRQIILVECTDQKGLIHAVTGVLFRHGLNIVQNNEFVDHDSGRFYMRTVVEDRVEPERLAEDLRAVLPPDGAVRLPSREKRRIVVLASKEYHCLGDLLLRNAFGDLNARILAVISNHAGLESLVRRFEIPFHVVPHGGKDRAAHEAEILAALEPYDPEYLVLAKYMRVLTAPFIERYRNRMINIHHSFLPAFVGANPYRQAYERGVKIIGATAHFVTESLDEGPILAQGILPVAHNYAAEDMVQAGRDIEKSVLARAAKLVFDERVFLCGQRTIIFE, translated from the coding sequence ATGAACCGTCAAATCATCCTCGTCGAATGCACCGACCAAAAAGGGCTGATCCACGCCGTGACCGGCGTGCTGTTCCGCCACGGGCTGAACATCGTCCAGAACAACGAATTCGTCGACCACGACAGCGGGCGCTTCTACATGCGCACCGTCGTCGAGGACCGGGTCGAGCCGGAGCGTCTGGCGGAGGATTTGCGGGCGGTCCTTCCCCCGGACGGCGCGGTCCGGCTCCCCAGCCGGGAGAAGCGCCGGATCGTCGTCCTGGCGTCCAAGGAATACCATTGCCTTGGCGACCTGCTTCTGCGCAACGCCTTCGGCGACCTGAACGCCCGCATCCTGGCCGTGATCTCCAACCACGCCGGGCTGGAATCGCTCGTCCGCCGGTTCGAGATCCCCTTCCACGTCGTTCCCCACGGCGGCAAGGACCGCGCCGCGCACGAGGCGGAGATCCTCGCCGCGCTCGAGCCGTACGACCCCGAATACCTCGTGCTGGCGAAATACATGCGCGTGCTGACGGCTCCGTTCATCGAACGCTACCGCAACCGGATGATCAACATCCACCATTCCTTCCTTCCGGCGTTCGTCGGCGCGAACCCGTACCGCCAGGCTTACGAGCGGGGGGTTAAGATCATCGGGGCGACGGCCCATTTCGTCACCGAGAGCCTGGACGAGGGGCCGATCCTGGCCCAGGGAATCCTCCCCGTGGCGCACAACTACGCGGCGGAGGATATGGTCCAAGCCGGTCGCGACATCGAAAAATCCGTCCTGGCCCGGGCGGCAAAGCTCGTGTTCGATGAGCGCGTCTTTTTATGCGGCCAGCGGACGATCATATTCGAGTAA
- a CDS encoding class I SAM-dependent methyltransferase, with the protein MARLTPDGWDHNARYHPFLRRHAPPLCREALDLGCGTGAFARLPAGRSGRVTAMDLSPEMIRRARELSAACPNIDFQTAEIQARPWPESKYDCIASIAAFHHLPLEETLRRCADALAPGGILLVLDLDRAARPWEYALGALALPFGAALRFAHTGSLRESPAVHGAWIEHGRHERYPALAEVHTV; encoded by the coding sequence ATCGCGCGGCTGACCCCGGACGGATGGGACCATAATGCACGCTACCATCCGTTCCTGCGGCGGCATGCGCCGCCGCTCTGCCGCGAAGCGCTCGATCTCGGTTGCGGCACGGGCGCCTTCGCCCGGCTGCCGGCCGGGCGCTCCGGCCGCGTGACGGCGATGGATCTTTCCCCGGAAATGATCCGGCGGGCCCGCGAGCTCTCCGCCGCCTGTCCAAACATCGATTTCCAAACCGCCGAGATCCAGGCCCGGCCCTGGCCTGAATCGAAGTACGACTGCATCGCAAGCATCGCCGCATTCCACCACCTGCCGCTGGAAGAGACGCTTCGCCGCTGTGCGGATGCGCTCGCGCCGGGTGGGATTCTGCTCGTGCTTGATCTGGATCGGGCCGCCCGACCCTGGGAATATGCCCTGGGGGCTTTGGCCCTTCCATTCGGCGCGGCGCTGCGGTTCGCGCATACGGGGAGCCTGCGGGAATCGCCCGCCGTACACGGGGCGTGGATCGAACACGGCCGACACGAACGGTATCCGGCGCTGGCCGAGGTGCACACCGTCTGA
- a CDS encoding DUF1761 domain-containing protein, whose amino-acid sequence MLETLNLSSINMPAVLAAAAVMFGAGWIWYLPNVFGDAWSGLVKADRKPDRRWLGIGLVGHLLMALVLAVVVNLARTGSVVDGLFIGILLWLGFIVAPEINRLVWKKNPLQSVHGPGRQLPDRLGAGRPDPRRPAMNDRGSASSRPPPSGRISTGSRG is encoded by the coding sequence ATGCTGGAGACGCTGAACCTGTCGTCGATCAACATGCCGGCGGTCCTGGCCGCGGCCGCCGTGATGTTCGGCGCCGGGTGGATCTGGTATCTGCCGAATGTGTTCGGCGACGCATGGTCCGGATTGGTCAAGGCGGACCGCAAGCCCGACCGGCGCTGGCTGGGGATCGGGCTCGTCGGACATTTGCTGATGGCGCTGGTCCTGGCCGTCGTGGTCAACCTCGCGCGCACGGGATCGGTGGTGGACGGACTCTTTATCGGCATCCTGCTGTGGCTCGGCTTCATCGTCGCACCGGAGATCAACCGGCTGGTCTGGAAAAAAAATCCCCTTCAATCTGTTCATGGTCCGGGTCGGCAATTACCTGATCGGCTTGGCGCTGGCCGGCCTGATCCTCGCCGTCCGGCGATGAACGACCGGGGTTCCGCCTCAAGCCGTCCACCGCCGTCCGGGAGGATTTCGACCGGATCGCGCGGCTGA
- a CDS encoding YwbE family protein, translating into MHLPKRSEIRPGDRVRIIEKHNQKSGILTAGVVARILTNSPTHPHGIKVMLADGRVGRVQSVEPPAADEPVSGAGLHQGG; encoded by the coding sequence ATGCATCTCCCCAAACGAAGCGAGATCCGTCCGGGCGACCGCGTGCGGATCATCGAAAAGCACAACCAGAAATCCGGCATCCTCACCGCCGGCGTCGTCGCGCGGATCCTGACGAACAGTCCGACCCATCCGCACGGGATCAAAGTGATGCTCGCGGACGGCCGGGTGGGGCGGGTGCAATCCGTTGAACCGCCGGCGGCGGATGAACCCGTGTCTGGCGCCGGGTTGCATCAAGGAGGGTGA